One segment of Pseudomonas sp. FP2196 DNA contains the following:
- a CDS encoding pitrilysin family protein has translation MLLILCLAPLISLAAPAPPTHQFTLDNGLNVLVREDHRAPLVTSQLWFKVGSADEAPGQSGLSHALEHMLYKGSSKTCAGEASAILQTLGARENAFTSKDATTYYQILAPRYLGVAFELMADLMSTAHLRTSDLTPEMAVIREERRLRTDDAPHDLALERLTGVAHLANSYRTPILGWMHDLHRLNADDLRHWYATRYAPGNATLVVVGAVTLDQVERLAQRHFGPLPARPVPRLLRPTELAQPGERKLTLSLAVPTPQLIMAFNVPGLATAENRRSVHALRLIDALLGGTHSARLKKRLEFTEQLFSDVSTFYDALTRGDSLLLMTAELASAHADDLDAAEARVWQMIEELHAHPPTAEELERARTQLIARQIYTQDSIVEQARELATLASIDLPWQLMDKDSDELAQVTPADIQQAASTFLTRERLTVAHVLAEAAHE, from the coding sequence ATGCTGCTCATTCTTTGCCTGGCGCCATTGATATCCCTGGCCGCCCCCGCACCACCCACTCACCAGTTCACCCTGGACAATGGTCTGAACGTGCTTGTGCGCGAAGACCATCGTGCACCGCTGGTGACCTCACAACTCTGGTTCAAGGTGGGCTCTGCCGACGAGGCGCCAGGCCAGAGCGGACTCTCTCACGCACTCGAACACATGCTCTACAAAGGCAGCAGCAAAACCTGCGCCGGCGAGGCCTCGGCCATTTTGCAAACACTCGGTGCCCGGGAAAACGCCTTCACCAGCAAAGATGCCACGACCTATTACCAAATCCTGGCCCCCAGGTATCTGGGCGTGGCATTCGAGTTGATGGCCGATCTGATGTCGACCGCACACTTGCGCACCTCGGACTTGACCCCGGAAATGGCGGTGATACGCGAAGAACGGCGCTTGCGCACCGACGATGCTCCCCATGATCTGGCACTGGAGCGTCTGACCGGTGTGGCGCATTTGGCCAATAGCTATCGCACACCGATTCTTGGCTGGATGCATGACCTGCACCGTTTGAATGCCGACGATCTGCGCCACTGGTATGCGACCCGCTACGCCCCTGGCAACGCCACGCTAGTGGTTGTCGGTGCTGTGACGCTCGATCAGGTCGAACGGTTGGCGCAGCGCCACTTTGGCCCCTTGCCGGCGCGCCCTGTTCCTCGTCTGCTACGGCCCACCGAGCTGGCACAGCCAGGTGAACGCAAACTGACGCTGTCTCTGGCCGTCCCGACCCCCCAACTGATCATGGCGTTTAACGTGCCGGGGCTTGCCACCGCTGAAAATCGGCGATCTGTACACGCCCTGCGCCTGATCGACGCATTACTGGGAGGGACCCACAGTGCACGCCTGAAAAAACGCCTGGAATTCACCGAACAGTTGTTCAGCGACGTCAGTACCTTTTATGACGCGCTCACACGCGGCGACAGTCTTCTGCTCATGACGGCCGAACTCGCCAGCGCCCACGCTGACGACCTGGACGCGGCCGAGGCACGGGTCTGGCAAATGATTGAAGAACTGCATGCCCACCCGCCGACAGCCGAAGAGTTGGAGCGCGCACGCACTCAATTGATTGCCCGACAGATCTATACACAAGACTCCATCGTTGAGCAGGCCCGCGAGTTGGCCACATTGGCGAGTATCGACCTGCCTTGGCAGTTGATGGACAAGGACTCAGACGAGCTTGCACAGGTGACACCGGCTGACATCCAGCAGGCTGCGTCAACGTTCTTGACGCGCGAACGCCTGACGGTTGCGCATGTATTGGCGGAGGCGGCTCATGAATAA
- the ftsX gene encoding permease-like cell division protein FtsX, translated as MSATRSPKVSERVAPKAADPQPQKKKKHDDDDGPDFATLFRAWIESHRASLLDSLRRLGKQPIGSFFTCMVMAVALSLPMGLSLLLNNVERLGGSWQRAAQISLYLQLDASPEQGESLREQIKGMPGVADAEYVGRDQALEEFQQQSGLGEALRELPDNPLPGVVLVTPNEVDKPTLEALRQKLSELPKVQQAQLDLVWVERLAAILKLGDRFVFGLTVLLVSALLLVIGNTIRLHIENRRTEIEVIKLVGGTDSYVRRPFLYMGALYGFGAGLLSWGVLAFGLNWLNDAVVGLAGLYGSDFALAGVPVADGLSLLLGAVLLGYIGAWIAVARHLRELAPK; from the coding sequence ATGAGTGCGACACGCAGTCCGAAGGTTTCCGAACGCGTGGCCCCCAAGGCCGCCGATCCGCAGCCGCAAAAGAAGAAAAAGCACGACGATGATGACGGCCCGGACTTCGCCACGCTGTTCCGCGCCTGGATCGAAAGCCATCGTGCCAGTCTGCTCGACAGCCTGCGTCGTCTCGGCAAACAGCCGATCGGCAGCTTCTTCACCTGCATGGTGATGGCCGTGGCGTTGAGCCTGCCGATGGGGTTGTCGCTGTTGCTCAACAACGTCGAGCGTCTCGGCGGCTCGTGGCAGCGGGCGGCGCAGATTTCGCTGTACCTGCAACTCGACGCCAGCCCGGAACAGGGCGAATCGTTGCGCGAGCAGATCAAAGGTATGCCTGGCGTAGCTGATGCTGAATATGTCGGCCGCGATCAGGCGCTGGAAGAGTTCCAGCAGCAGTCCGGGTTGGGTGAAGCCCTGCGCGAGCTGCCGGACAACCCGTTGCCGGGTGTGGTGCTGGTGACTCCGAATGAGGTCGACAAGCCGACCCTGGAAGCATTAAGACAAAAACTTTCCGAGCTGCCCAAGGTACAACAGGCACAACTTGATCTAGTCTGGGTCGAGCGTCTGGCCGCCATCCTCAAGCTCGGCGATCGTTTTGTCTTCGGTCTGACGGTGTTGTTGGTTTCTGCATTACTTTTGGTGATAGGCAATACCATTCGTCTTCATATTGAAAACCGCCGCACCGAGATAGAAGTGATTAAACTCGTCGGCGGCACCGACAGCTATGTACGTCGTCCTTTCCTTTATATGGGCGCGTTGTATGGCTTCGGTGCGGGACTGCTGTCCTGGGGTGTATTGGCGTTCGGCCTGAACTGGTTGAACGATGCGGTGGTTGGACTGGCCGGCTTGTACGGCAGTGATTTCGCACTGGCCGGAGTGCCAGTTGCCGACGGTCTGTCGCTCTTGCTTGGCGCGGTGCTGTTGGGTTATATCGGTGCATGGATTGCAGTCGCACGTCATCTCAGGGAGCTGGCGCCGAAGTAG
- the ftsE gene encoding cell division ATP-binding protein FtsE, with product MIRFEQVGKRYPNGHVGLHELSFRVRRGEFLFVTGHSGAGKSTLLRLLLAMERPTSGKLLLAGQDLSTISNAQIPFLRRQIGVVFQNHQLLFDRTVFNNVALPLQILGLSKAEIAKRVDSALERVALSDKTDLYPGDLSTGQQQRVGIARAIVHRPALLLADEPTGNLDPRLAAEIMGVFEDINRLGTSVLIASHDLALIARMRHRMLTLQRGRLIGDGEAGE from the coding sequence ATGATTCGTTTCGAACAGGTCGGTAAGCGCTACCCGAACGGTCACGTCGGCTTGCATGAGCTGAGCTTTCGAGTCCGTCGTGGCGAGTTCTTGTTTGTCACCGGCCATTCCGGCGCCGGCAAATCAACGCTGTTGCGCCTGTTGCTGGCGATGGAGCGTCCAACCAGCGGCAAATTGCTGCTGGCCGGGCAAGACCTGAGCACCATCAGCAATGCACAGATTCCGTTCCTGCGTCGGCAGATCGGCGTGGTGTTCCAGAATCACCAGTTGCTGTTCGATCGCACGGTGTTCAACAACGTCGCGTTGCCGTTACAGATTCTCGGGCTGTCCAAGGCCGAGATCGCCAAGCGTGTCGACTCGGCGCTTGAGCGCGTGGCGCTGTCGGATAAAACCGATCTGTACCCCGGCGACCTGTCCACCGGTCAGCAACAGCGCGTCGGCATCGCCCGCGCCATCGTCCATCGCCCGGCCTTGCTGCTGGCGGACGAACCGACCGGTAACCTCGACCCGCGCCTGGCGGCCGAGATCATGGGCGTGTTCGAAGACATCAACCGTTTGGGCACCAGCGTGCTGATCGCCAGTCACGACCTGGCACTGATCGCGCGCATGCGTCACCGCATGCTGACCTTGCAACGCGGCCGATTGATCGGCGACGGGGAGGCCGGAGAATGA
- the rsmD gene encoding 16S rRNA (guanine(966)-N(2))-methyltransferase RsmD — protein sequence MATRAPKKPAHNVHNGVNQLRIIGGEWRSRKLSFPDAPGLRPTPDRVRETLFNWLAPYVAGAKVLDPFAGSGALFLEALSRGAAMGQALDASNIAVSSLKEHLGTLRCTNGQVQTADALRYLETQAATPFDLVFLDPPFNQNLLPAVCTLLEERQWLADDAWVYTESETAPSTLGLPANWRLHREQKSGRVYYALWQRSA from the coding sequence ATGGCTACTCGAGCACCGAAAAAACCTGCGCACAACGTGCATAACGGCGTGAATCAGTTACGCATCATTGGTGGCGAATGGCGCAGCCGCAAGCTGAGCTTCCCCGACGCGCCGGGCCTGCGCCCGACGCCGGATCGCGTGCGTGAAACGTTGTTCAACTGGCTCGCACCGTACGTGGCCGGCGCCAAGGTCCTTGACCCGTTCGCCGGCAGCGGCGCGCTGTTTCTCGAGGCGTTGTCCCGTGGCGCGGCCATGGGGCAGGCGCTGGACGCCAGCAATATCGCGGTTTCCAGCCTTAAAGAGCACCTCGGCACGCTGCGCTGCACCAACGGTCAGGTGCAGACTGCCGACGCCCTGCGCTACCTGGAAACCCAGGCCGCTACGCCGTTCGATCTGGTCTTCCTCGACCCGCCGTTCAACCAGAACCTGCTGCCTGCAGTGTGCACGTTGCTCGAAGAGCGTCAGTGGCTGGCCGACGACGCCTGGGTGTATACCGAAAGCGAAACGGCACCCTCGACCCTCGGCCTGCCGGCCAACTGGCGCCTGCACCGTGAACAGAAATCCGGACGCGTGTATTACGCGCTTTGGCAGCGCAGCGCTTGA
- a CDS encoding pitrilysin family protein, producing MNALARRAAGLLLSTVCLPLSALAADPQPTHEFTLDNGLKVVVREDHRAPVVVSQIWYKVGSSYETPGQTGLSHALEHMMFKGSEKVGPGEASLILRDLGAEENAFTSDDFTAYYQVLARDRLGVAFELEADRMANLRLPADEFAREIEVIKEERRLRTDDKPMSKAYERYKAMAYPASGYHTPTIGWMADLDRMKVEELRHWYQSWYVPNNATLVVVGDVTPDEVKTLAQRYFGPIAKRDVPPAKQPLELAEPGERQITLHVQTQLPSLMLGFNVPSIATAEDKRSVNALRLISALLDGGYSGRIPTQLERGEELVSGGSSSYDAYTRGDSLFTLSATPNTQKKKTMAQAEAGLWKLLEQLKTTAPSAEELERVRAQVIAGLVYERDSITSQATAIGQLETVGLSWKLMDTELADLESVTPQDIQNAAKLYFTRERLSVAHALPLETTHE from the coding sequence ATGAATGCTCTAGCCCGCCGCGCTGCAGGCCTGCTGCTCAGCACAGTCTGCCTGCCCCTTTCGGCCCTGGCGGCCGACCCGCAACCGACTCACGAATTCACCCTCGACAACGGCCTGAAGGTCGTCGTGCGCGAAGACCATCGCGCGCCGGTGGTGGTGTCGCAGATCTGGTACAAGGTCGGCTCCAGCTACGAAACCCCGGGCCAGACCGGTCTGTCCCACGCGCTTGAGCACATGATGTTCAAGGGCAGCGAGAAAGTCGGCCCCGGCGAAGCCTCGCTGATCCTGCGCGACCTCGGCGCCGAAGAGAACGCTTTCACCAGCGATGACTTCACCGCTTACTACCAAGTACTGGCCCGCGACCGTCTGGGCGTGGCCTTCGAACTGGAAGCCGACCGCATGGCCAATCTGCGCCTGCCGGCCGACGAGTTCGCCAGGGAAATCGAAGTCATCAAGGAAGAGCGCCGCCTGCGCACCGATGACAAGCCAATGTCCAAGGCCTACGAGCGCTACAAGGCAATGGCTTACCCGGCCAGCGGCTACCACACGCCGACCATCGGCTGGATGGCAGACCTCGACCGGATGAAGGTCGAAGAGCTGCGCCACTGGTATCAATCCTGGTATGTGCCGAACAACGCCACACTGGTGGTGGTTGGCGACGTCACGCCGGATGAAGTGAAAACCCTTGCCCAGCGCTACTTCGGGCCAATCGCCAAACGCGACGTGCCACCGGCAAAACAACCGCTGGAACTGGCCGAACCCGGCGAGCGGCAAATCACCCTGCATGTGCAGACACAACTGCCTAGCCTGATGCTCGGCTTCAACGTACCAAGCATCGCCACCGCCGAAGACAAGCGTTCGGTCAACGCCCTGCGCCTGATTTCGGCGTTGCTCGACGGCGGTTACAGCGGTCGCATCCCGACCCAACTGGAACGCGGCGAAGAGCTGGTGTCCGGGGGTTCGTCGAGCTACGACGCCTACACCCGTGGCGACAGTCTGTTTACCCTGTCGGCGACGCCGAACACCCAGAAGAAAAAGACCATGGCGCAAGCCGAGGCCGGTCTCTGGAAGCTGCTGGAACAACTGAAAACCACCGCACCGTCCGCCGAAGAGTTGGAACGCGTGCGGGCTCAAGTGATTGCCGGTCTGGTCTACGAGCGTGATTCGATCACCAGCCAAGCCACTGCCATCGGCCAACTGGAGACGGTCGGTCTGTCGTGGAAGCTGATGGACACCGAACTCGCCGATCTGGAAAGCGTAACCCCGCAAGACATCCAGAACGCCGCCAAGCTGTATTTCACCCGCGAACGTCTGAGCGTCGCCCACGCCCTGCCACTGGAGACGACTCATGAGTGA
- a CDS encoding pitrilysin family protein, with translation MNNGLRKARGVLLGLGIVASLTGVQTLADTVTVAPANYPAPRLQSLLGPVPVAGTARALSIKGWKTLTSTKVLFIRTTELPMFDLHVSFAAGSARDGATPGLAAATFSMLNEGIPGKDLPAIVEIFDGLGAQLDMNIDHDRATLALRSLSDEQKSAPALQLFSQILGAPTLTEDALKRVKIELRDSLTSAAQDAGNSPEHLVKTLLAPDGPYSLPFYGTVQGLQALTRTQVKDFHQRFYSASQAQITLVGDLTLAQAKALSLQISNALPVMPAGTAVVPMPAHNPVGPERTLHEEQPLAQINLILAQTSVSQNHADYAALYAANLIFGGSTNSRLMSELREKRGLVYDVHAENTSWATAGLLTISLQVNPAFSQATLALTRSLFSDYLRDGPTQQELDQVKLQVANRSALNSSSNRQILKQLVTINRHDLPLDLDYTVQQVQRLTLKQIHEALNRHLAADRWRVVTVGATVEQQALPAPAPAPPGTSSQSMCRAEAGFVAS, from the coding sequence ATGAATAATGGCCTTCGGAAGGCAAGGGGCGTTTTGCTCGGACTGGGAATCGTAGCAAGCCTGACGGGCGTTCAAACGCTGGCAGATACCGTGACGGTCGCGCCGGCAAATTACCCCGCGCCACGTCTGCAATCGCTCCTGGGGCCGGTTCCTGTCGCCGGCACCGCGCGAGCACTGTCGATCAAAGGCTGGAAAACCCTGACCAGCACCAAAGTGTTGTTCATCCGCACCACAGAGCTGCCGATGTTCGATCTGCATGTCAGCTTCGCCGCAGGCAGCGCACGAGATGGCGCCACGCCGGGCCTCGCCGCCGCCACGTTCAGCATGCTCAATGAAGGCATACCGGGCAAAGACTTGCCCGCCATCGTCGAAATCTTTGACGGCCTGGGCGCGCAACTCGACATGAACATCGATCATGACCGCGCCACATTGGCCTTGCGCAGCTTGAGCGATGAACAGAAAAGTGCCCCGGCGTTGCAGCTGTTTTCGCAGATCCTCGGCGCACCAACACTGACCGAGGATGCGCTGAAGAGGGTGAAAATCGAGCTGCGCGACAGCCTCACTTCCGCTGCGCAGGATGCAGGTAATTCGCCAGAGCATCTGGTCAAGACACTGCTCGCCCCGGACGGTCCCTACTCGCTGCCGTTCTATGGCACGGTTCAAGGGTTGCAGGCGCTGACCAGGACGCAGGTAAAAGATTTCCACCAGCGTTTCTACAGCGCCAGTCAGGCGCAAATCACCCTGGTCGGTGACCTGACACTGGCGCAGGCAAAGGCGCTCAGTCTGCAAATCAGCAACGCCTTACCGGTCATGCCGGCAGGCACCGCGGTCGTGCCAATGCCCGCGCACAACCCCGTTGGCCCCGAACGGACCCTGCACGAGGAACAGCCACTGGCCCAGATCAACCTGATACTCGCCCAGACCAGCGTGTCGCAAAACCATGCGGACTATGCCGCGCTGTACGCCGCCAACCTGATTTTTGGCGGTTCGACCAACAGCCGACTGATGAGCGAACTACGGGAAAAGCGCGGGCTGGTGTACGACGTCCATGCAGAAAACACCTCCTGGGCCACGGCGGGTTTGCTGACCATTTCCCTGCAGGTCAATCCGGCATTCAGCCAGGCTACGCTGGCGTTGACCCGGTCGCTGTTCAGTGACTACCTGCGCGACGGGCCGACACAACAGGAGCTCGATCAGGTCAAGCTTCAAGTCGCCAACAGGAGTGCACTTAACAGCTCCAGCAACCGGCAGATTCTCAAGCAACTGGTGACAATCAATCGCCATGATCTGCCACTCGACCTCGACTACACCGTGCAACAAGTGCAACGCCTGACACTCAAACAAATCCATGAGGCGCTGAATCGGCATTTGGCCGCCGACCGCTGGCGCGTGGTGACAGTCGGGGCCACCGTCGAGCAGCAGGCGCTACCCGCCCCCGCGCCGGCACCGCCCGGCACGTCATCCCAGAGCATGTGTCGCGCCGAAGCAGGCTTTGTGGCAAGTTAG
- a CDS encoding pitrilysin family protein yields MSERKTPRLLLGLIAVTVIGSAAFYLAPGARTDASEALDSAKSSQKLQSLAELDGKAPASRKLDVQTWNTAEGAKVLFVEAHELPMFDMRLIFAAGSSQDGNAPGLAVLTNAMLNEGVAGKDVGAIAQGFEGLGADFGNGAFKDMALASLRSLSATEQREPALKLFSEVVGKPTFPNDSFARIKNQMLAGFEYQKQNPGKLASLELMKRLYGDHPYAHSSDGSAQSVPKITVAQLREFHAKAYAAGNAVIALVGDLSRADAEAIANQVSAALPKGPALAKIAQPQEPKASVGHIEFPSKQTNLMLAQLGIDREDPDYAALSMGNQILGGGGFGTRLMSEVREKRGLAYGVYSGFSPMQARGPFMINLQTRAEMSEGTLKLVQDVLADYLKTGPTQKELDDAKRELAGSFPLSTASNADIVGQLGAMGFYNLPLSYLDDFMRQSQSLTVEQVRDALNKHLSTDKMVIVTAGPTVPQKPLPAPSDKPAEQPLGVPEH; encoded by the coding sequence ATGAGTGAGCGCAAAACCCCACGCCTGTTGCTCGGCCTGATCGCCGTAACAGTCATCGGTTCCGCCGCATTTTATCTGGCTCCCGGCGCGAGAACCGACGCCAGCGAAGCGCTGGACAGCGCCAAGTCCAGCCAGAAACTGCAATCGCTGGCCGAACTCGACGGCAAGGCTCCGGCCAGCCGCAAGCTTGACGTGCAGACCTGGAACACCGCCGAAGGCGCCAAGGTGCTGTTCGTCGAGGCCCACGAGTTGCCAATGTTCGACATGCGCCTGATTTTCGCTGCCGGCAGCAGTCAGGACGGCAATGCGCCGGGGCTGGCAGTGCTGACCAACGCGATGCTCAACGAAGGCGTTGCGGGCAAGGACGTCGGCGCCATCGCGCAGGGTTTCGAAGGTCTTGGTGCAGATTTCGGCAACGGTGCCTTCAAGGACATGGCGCTGGCTTCGCTGCGCAGCCTGAGTGCCACCGAACAACGTGAACCCGCGCTGAAACTGTTCTCGGAAGTGGTCGGCAAACCGACCTTCCCGAACGACTCATTCGCGCGCATCAAGAATCAGATGCTCGCCGGTTTCGAATACCAGAAACAGAACCCCGGCAAACTCGCCAGCCTGGAGCTGATGAAACGCTTGTACGGCGATCACCCCTACGCGCACTCGAGCGATGGCAGTGCGCAAAGTGTGCCGAAAATCACCGTGGCACAGCTGCGTGAATTCCACGCCAAGGCCTACGCGGCAGGCAACGCGGTCATCGCGCTGGTCGGCGACTTGTCTCGCGCTGACGCCGAGGCGATAGCCAATCAGGTTTCCGCCGCCCTGCCGAAAGGCCCGGCACTGGCGAAGATCGCTCAGCCCCAGGAACCGAAAGCCAGCGTTGGCCACATCGAGTTTCCGTCCAAGCAGACCAACCTGATGCTCGCGCAACTGGGCATCGACCGCGAGGACCCGGACTACGCCGCACTGTCGATGGGTAACCAGATCCTCGGCGGCGGCGGTTTCGGTACGCGCCTGATGAGCGAAGTGCGCGAGAAACGCGGCCTGGCCTACGGCGTGTACTCCGGCTTCAGCCCGATGCAGGCTCGTGGCCCGTTCATGATCAACCTGCAAACCCGCGCGGAAATGAGCGAGGGCACCCTGAAACTGGTGCAGGACGTTCTCGCCGATTACCTGAAAACCGGCCCGACCCAGAAAGAACTCGACGACGCCAAACGCGAATTGGCCGGCAGCTTCCCGCTGTCCACCGCGAGCAACGCCGACATCGTCGGCCAACTCGGCGCCATGGGCTTCTACAATCTGCCATTGAGTTATCTGGATGACTTCATGCGTCAGTCCCAGAGCCTGACCGTGGAACAAGTCCGCGACGCCCTGAACAAACACTTGAGCACGGACAAAATGGTCATCGTCACCGCTGGCCCGACCGTGCCGCAAAAGCCGTTACCGGCCCCATCTGACAAACCTGCCGAGCAACCGCTCGGGGTTCCGGAGCATTAA
- a CDS encoding hydrolase, whose translation MNPVPSPRFAPAFGLGNPHLQTLWGPLWRKTVHLDRQRERLWLDDGDFLDLDWHGPHSAETPLVLVLHGLTGSSNSPYVAGIQGALAAQGWASVALNWRGCSGEPNLLPRSYHSGASEDLAEAIRHLRTKRPLAPLYAVGYSLGGNVLLKHLGETGSASGVRGAVAVSVPFRLDQCADRIGQGFSRVYQAHFMREMVAYIKNKQRQFQHDGRDDGVAALAALGSLENMRTFWDFDGRVTAPLHGFTDAEDYYRRASSRYFLGEIRTPTLIIQAADDPFVFPHSLPLASELSDLTEFELQARGGHVGFVDGSLRQPGYYLERRIPQWLAGLTT comes from the coding sequence CTGAACCCTGTTCCCAGCCCCCGCTTTGCACCGGCCTTCGGCCTGGGTAACCCACACCTGCAAACCTTGTGGGGGCCGCTGTGGCGCAAAACCGTTCACCTTGATCGTCAGCGAGAACGTCTGTGGCTTGATGATGGCGATTTCCTCGACCTCGACTGGCATGGCCCGCACAGCGCCGAGACTCCGCTGGTGTTGGTGCTGCATGGACTGACCGGTTCTTCTAACTCACCTTACGTTGCCGGCATCCAGGGCGCGCTCGCCGCGCAAGGCTGGGCCAGCGTGGCATTGAACTGGCGCGGCTGCTCGGGCGAACCGAACCTGCTGCCGCGCAGTTATCACTCCGGCGCCAGCGAAGACCTTGCCGAAGCCATCCGCCACCTGCGTACGAAGCGTCCGTTGGCACCGCTGTATGCGGTCGGCTACTCCCTTGGCGGCAATGTGTTGCTCAAGCATCTGGGCGAGACCGGGAGTGCCAGCGGCGTGCGCGGTGCGGTGGCAGTGTCGGTGCCGTTTCGCCTCGACCAGTGCGCGGATCGGATTGGTCAGGGATTTTCCAGGGTCTATCAAGCGCACTTCATGCGCGAGATGGTCGCTTACATCAAGAACAAGCAACGCCAGTTTCAGCACGACGGGCGCGATGATGGTGTAGCCGCACTCGCAGCGCTCGGCTCGCTGGAAAATATGCGCACCTTCTGGGATTTCGATGGCCGGGTCACTGCGCCACTGCACGGCTTTACCGATGCCGAGGATTACTATCGTCGCGCTTCGAGCCGGTATTTTCTCGGTGAGATCCGCACGCCGACCCTGATCATTCAAGCGGCGGACGATCCTTTCGTGTTTCCGCACAGCCTGCCCCTGGCCAGCGAGCTGTCAGACCTCACCGAATTCGAATTGCAGGCTCGCGGCGGCCATGTAGGCTTCGTCGATGGCTCGTTGCGCCAGCCGGGTTATTACCTGGAACGGCGCATCCCACAGTGGCTGGCAGGCCTGACGACGTGA
- the ftsY gene encoding signal recognition particle-docking protein FtsY, translating into MFGSNDDKKTPAAAGEKKSLFGWLRKKPQEPVVEQPPAIPEPAPAPAPVIEEEPAPIVLPSAEPVLQPAAEPEPEVVAELPLTPVAEPWLTLPVAEEPVALVEEAAPHVTPPIPAPAAFVADVAPAPVVEPVVEPAPVAPVFVAPVAQQPEPAPAPVFVAPVVPVEVPVETPVEAPRTEETKAGFFARLKQGLSKTSASIGEGMASLFLGRKTIDDDLLDDLETRLLTADVGVEATTQIIQRLTQKVARKELADADALYKSLQAELATMLKPVEQPLKIVSQNKPFVILVVGVNGAGKTTTIGKLAKKLQLEGKKVMLAAGDTFRAAAVEQLQVWGERNKIPVIAQHTGADSASVIFDAVQAAKARGIDVLIADTAGRLHTKDNLMEELKKVRRVIGKLDADAPHEVLLVLDAGTGQNAINQAKQFNQTVELTGLALTKLDGTAKGGVIFALAKQFGLPIRYIGVGEGIDDLRTFEAEPFVQALFAERERS; encoded by the coding sequence ATGTTTGGTTCCAACGACGACAAGAAGACCCCAGCTGCGGCTGGCGAGAAGAAAAGCCTGTTCGGATGGCTGCGTAAAAAACCGCAGGAACCCGTCGTCGAACAGCCGCCCGCGATTCCTGAACCGGCCCCTGCGCCTGCTCCTGTAATAGAAGAAGAGCCGGCACCGATCGTTCTGCCGAGTGCCGAGCCGGTGCTGCAACCGGCGGCCGAGCCTGAGCCGGAAGTGGTTGCCGAGTTGCCACTGACCCCGGTTGCAGAGCCGTGGCTGACCTTGCCCGTGGCCGAAGAGCCGGTGGCGCTGGTGGAAGAGGCCGCACCTCACGTAACGCCGCCGATTCCTGCGCCTGCCGCGTTTGTTGCCGATGTCGCACCGGCGCCGGTGGTTGAACCGGTTGTCGAGCCTGCGCCGGTTGCTCCGGTTTTCGTTGCGCCGGTCGCTCAACAACCTGAGCCAGCACCAGCACCCGTCTTCGTTGCGCCGGTCGTGCCGGTCGAAGTGCCAGTCGAGACGCCTGTCGAAGCCCCGCGCACCGAAGAAACCAAAGCCGGCTTCTTCGCCCGTCTCAAGCAAGGTCTGTCGAAGACCAGTGCGAGCATTGGCGAGGGCATGGCCAGCCTGTTCCTCGGTCGCAAAACCATCGACGACGACTTGCTCGACGACCTCGAAACCCGTCTGCTGACCGCTGACGTTGGCGTCGAAGCCACCACGCAGATCATCCAGCGCCTGACCCAGAAGGTCGCTCGCAAGGAACTGGCCGACGCCGACGCGCTGTACAAATCCCTGCAGGCCGAGCTGGCAACGATGCTCAAACCGGTCGAGCAGCCGCTGAAAATCGTTTCGCAGAACAAGCCGTTCGTGATTCTGGTGGTCGGCGTCAATGGCGCCGGCAAGACCACCACCATTGGCAAACTGGCGAAGAAGCTGCAACTGGAAGGCAAGAAAGTCATGCTCGCCGCCGGCGACACCTTCCGCGCCGCCGCTGTCGAGCAATTGCAGGTCTGGGGCGAGCGCAACAAGATCCCGGTCATTGCCCAGCACACCGGCGCCGATTCGGCTTCGGTGATTTTCGACGCCGTGCAGGCCGCCAAGGCCCGTGGTATTGACGTGTTGATCGCCGACACCGCCGGTCGTCTGCACACCAAAGACAACCTGATGGAAGAGTTGAAAAAGGTTCGTCGGGTGATTGGCAAGCTCGACGCCGACGCGCCGCACGAAGTGTTGCTGGTGCTCGATGCCGGCACCGGCCAGAACGCCATCAACCAGGCCAAGCAATTCAACCAGACCGTCGAACTGACCGGCCTGGCGCTGACCAAACTCGACGGCACCGCCAAGGGCGGGGTGATTTTCGCCCTGGCCAAGCAGTTCGGTTTGCCGATCCGCTACATCGGCGTCGGTGAAGGCATCGACGACTTGCGCACCTTTGAGGCCGAACCCTTTGTCCAGGCACTGTTTGCCGAGCGGGAGCGTTCATGA